The Dokdonella sp. nucleotide sequence TGCTCGGGCCCGGGTGGCGGCGGGTGAGTTCTTCCAGTGCCTCGTCCAGCAGGGCAAGCGCTTCGGCGTCGCCGTTGCGGATGCGCGTGAACGCGAGGGCGGCGCGGATCAGGAAATAGTCGGGTTCCTCGCGGTTGCTGCGAGTGGCGAAGTGGTCTTCCGCGGCGATGAGAACGGGCAATGCCTGCGCGTTCTGTCCCAGATCCAGGAGGGCCAGACCGAGTTGAGCCTCGGTCCAGCCCAGCTGGATGGCGTTGGCTGCGCTGAAGGTGGCGCGGGCGCGCTGTGCGGCGTCCACGGCGTCATCGGGCCGGTTGGTGTACCGGTACAGCCGGGCGAGCATGGTGCGGACGTTGGCCGTCATCGGGTGATCAGGATTCAGGGTGCGCTCGGCGACTTCCAGTGCGGCAAGCCCGGCGGTTTCAGCCTCGTCGAATCGGCCCAGACCGATCAGTGCGGAGGCTCGACCCAGGTGCAGCCAGGCTTGTCGCGATTCGGGCGCTTGCGGGTCCAGTGCCATCAGGCGGCTGGCTTGTGCATAGGCGTGTTCGGCATCGGCGTAGCGGTCGCGCCGGCTGGCGGTGGCGCCGAGGTTGTTCCAGTCCACGGCCAGGCGTGGGTCGTCAGGACCGAGCAGGGCGGAGCGTTCGGACAGGATGCGTTCGTAGAGTTGCTGGCTGGCGGCCAGATCGCCTCGGAACAGGGTGTTCTTGGCTAGCGTTGTGAGGGTGGCGATACGGCCCAGTGCGAGGTCGGGACGATCGAGGCGGTCGTAGATCGCCAGCGATTCCTCGCCTGCGCGGCGGGCTTCGTCGAGCTTTCCGGTGGCGGTGTCGTGCATGGCCTGGATCTGCAGCGCATCGGCGAGCGATGGCCAGGCATCCGGGCCGAGGGTACGCAACTGTGCGATGCCGGTCTCCACGCGCGCTCGGCCTTCCTCGGCTGCGCCCAGGCTGATCAGTCCGTTGCCGATGGCAACCTGCAGTTCGGCTTGCGTATCGGGCGCATCGTCCAGCCCGTCCACGCGGGTGGCGGCGTCGCGGATCAGCGCGATGGCACTGGTCTGCACGCCCTCACGGGAGAGCTCGGGGTTGCTGGACTTGAGCAGCGAGACGACGAAGCGTTTGGTTTCCTCGGCGCGACGCGCCTGCGTCTGGGCCTGGGCGAGATGAGTTTCGGCCAGCGTGCGCTGGCGATCGGCTTCGGCGGCCTGTTCGCGTGCCAGGCGCGCCTGCCACAGCGCGGTGCCGAAGCCGGCGATCAGGGCGATCAGTACGAGTGCGGTGGCGGCGCTGGCGAAACGATGCCGCAGTACGAACTTGCGCAGGCGATAACCGGATGAATCCGGGCGCGCGTTGATCGGACGGCCATCGAGGTACAGGCCGAGGTCGGTGCCGAGCGCGGCGGCGTTGGCGTAGCGGTGCGCGGGTTCGGGTTGCAGGGCGGTCAGCACGATGCGGTCGAGGTCGCCGGCAACGAGCCGGGCGAGGCGCGCCGGTTCCGGTGCCGCCGCGCCCCAGCGCTGCGTCATCTGGCTGTCGTCGAGGCGCCGCAGCGCCTGGCTCGGACGCACCAGCGAATCGTATTCGGCGGAGGTCGCGCTGCCGGTGGTCAGCGCACGATCGCGGCGGTACGGCAACTGCCCGGTCAGAAGTTCGTAGAGCACGACGCCGAGCGCATGGACGTCGGTCGCGGTGCTGATCGGATCGCCCTGGATCTGCTCGGGAGCCGCCCAGGCAGGCGACAGCACGCGCAGGCCGGTGCGGGTTTCGTGGACGTTGCGGGCATCGCCGTCCTGGGCGTCGCCGAGCAGCTTGGCGATGCCGAAGTCCAGCAGGTGCGGTTCGCCCTGCGCGTCGACCAGGATGTTCGACGGCTTGAGGTCGCGATGCACGATCAGGTGGCTTTGCGCATGCGCGACGGCGTCGCAGACCTTGCGCATCAGGGAGAGTCGCTCGCGCAGCGGCAGGGCCTGCGTGCGCGCCCATTCGGTGATCGGCGTGCCCTCGACGTACTCCATGACGAAGTAGGGGCGATCGGAAGCGTCGAGGCCGCCATCGAGCAGGCGGGCGATGTTCGGATGGGTCAGGCCGGCGAGGATGCGGCGTTCCTGCACGAAGCGTTGCAGGATGTCCTCGCTGTCCATGCCGCGCTTGAGGCGCTTGAGCGCGGCCTGCTGGACGAAGCCGCCGTCGCAGCGCTCGGCCAGGAATACTTCGCCCATGCCGCCGCGCCCGATTGGGCGGAGGATGCGCCAGTGGCCGACCTGTTCACAGTCCGCGCGCGTGGGCTCCGCTTCGGCATCGGCCAAGGCCTGTTGCGCGAGCATGCCGAGGCCGTGATCGAGCAGGCCGTCGCCGGCATCGGCGGCGGCGAGCAGCTCGGACAGTTCGGCGGCGAGCGCCGGCTCCTGCTGCTCGATGGCGGCCAGGCGTTCGTGGCGTGCGAGTGGATCGAGGTCGAGCAGCTCGTCGAGCGCGGCGGATTGGCGATGCCAGCGCGCGATGTCATCCGGCGTGGGGGTCGTCATGGGCGAGGTCGCGGTAGAGGAAGGCCTTGGCCTTGGCCCAGTCGCGCTTGAGTGAACGCTCCGCGCGGCCGAGCACTTCGGCCAGCTCGACGAAACCGAGTCCGCCGTAGAAATGCAGTTCGACGAGGCGCGCCAGACCCTCGTCGAACCGCTCGAGGCGTCCGAGCGCGGCGTCGAGACCGAGCAGTTCGTCGTCGCGTCCGGCAATGAGGGCGGTCAGGGCAGGTTCGGGCACTTCGTCCAGCGACAGCGCCGCCTGCCCGTCGCCGCGCTTGATCGCGCCGCGCTTGCGCACGTGGTCGACGACGATCTGGCGCATCGCGCGCGAGGCGAGGGCAAAGAAGTGCTGGCGGTCGTTCGGGCCGGCATCGGCGCCGGCCATGCGCAGGTAGACCTCGTGGACCAGCGACTGCGCGCGCGCGATGTCCGCGCCGCTGCGCAGGAGATGCCGCTGCGCCATGCGATGCAGGTCTTCATAGGTGGCCTTGAACAGCCGGGCCTCGGCGGCCTTGTCGCCGGCACGCGCCGCTGCGATCAACTGGGTTGTTTCCAACGCCCCGCTCCGCTGGATGTCAGCATCACCAAGAATGCCCTGATTCTACCGATCGCGGCTGAGACCGCTCCCACGGGATCAAACCGCTTCGGTGAACGCCCCGCGTGCCGCTTCGAGCGTGTCGGCGATGACCTGCTCGGTGTGCGCGATCGACATGAAGCCGGCCTCGTAGGCCGACGGCGCGAGGAACACGCCGCGCGCGAGCATGGCCTGGAAGAAGCGGTTGAAGCGCGCGGTGTCGGCGCGTGTCGCCTGCGTGTAGGTCTCGACTTTTTCGGCGCTGAAGAACAGGCCGAACATCGCGCCTACACGTGTCGTCGAGAAGGCGATGCCGGCGCCATCGGCGATGGCCTGCAGTCCGTCGGTGAGCAGGCGCGTGCGGCGCGCGAGCTCGTCGTGGAAACCCGGCGTCTGGATCAGTTCGAGCATGGCCAGGCCGGCAGCCATCGCCACCGGGTTGCCGCTCAGGGTGCCGGCCTGGTAGATCGGCCCGGCCGGAGCGATCTGCTGCATGATGTCGCGGCGGCCGCCATAGGCGCCGACCGGCATGCCGCCGCCGATGATCTTGCCGAGCGTGGTCAAGTCCGGCGTGATGCCGTAGTGCGCCTGCGCGCCGCCGAGGGCGACGCGGAAGCCGGTCATCACCTCGTCGAAGATCAGCAGTGCGCCATGTTTCGTGCACAGCGCGCGCAGGTGCGCGAGATAGCCTTCGCGCGGCGGAATGCAGTTCATGTTGCCCGGCACGGGTTCGACGATGAGGCCGGCGATGTCGGCTCCCGCTTCGTCGAACAGGCGCGTCGCCGCGTCGAAGTCGTTGAACGGCAGGGTCAGGGTGAGATCGGCCAGTGCTCCGGGCACGCCGGGCGAGGTCGGCGTGCCGAAGGTCAGCGCGCCGGAGCCGGCTTTCACGAGGAAGGCGTCGCCATGGCCGTGGTAGCAGCCCTCGAACTTGACGATGCGCGAACGCCCGGTGAAGCCGCGTGCGAGGCGGATCGCCGACATCGTCGCCTCGGTGCCCGAATTGACCATGCGCACCATCTCGATCGACGGCATGAGGCGCGTGATCGTCTCTGCCATCGTGACTTCGGCCGCGCATGGCGTGCCAAACGAAAGGCCATCGGCGATCGCGCGTTCGACCGCGGCGCGCACGGTCGGGTGGTTGTGGCCGACGATCATCGGTCCCCACGAGCCGACGTAGTCGATGTAGCGCTTGCCTTCGACGTCCCAGAGATACGGGCCTTCGGCGCGCGCGGTGAAGAACGGTTCGCCACCGACCGACTTGAAGGCGCGCACCGGCGAATTGACGCCACCGGGGAGCAGGGGCAGCGCGCGCTGGAACAGTTCGGAGTTGGTTGCCATCGTTCTTGGGTCCGTCGTCGGTCAGGTGAAACGGGAAGCGAGTTCGCGCGTCGCCGCCGTGATGTCGGCGGCGCCGAACACCGCGGAGATCACGGCCAGATAGTCGGCGCCGGCGTCCACGAGCAGGCGCGCATTGTCGGCGTTGATGCCGCCGATCGCCACCAGCGGCAAGCCGAGCATGCGCGCCTCGCACAGTACGCCAGGGTCCGCAGGCCGCGCGGTCGGCTTGCTCGGCGACGGAAAGAAGGCACCGAAGGCGAGATAGTCCGCGCCTGCCCCGGCAAGCTGGCGCGCACGTTCGATCGAGTTGTAGCACGACACGCCGATGATCGCCCGTGGCCCGAGCCGTGCGCGCGCCTCGATCACGCTCGCGTCACCGGCGCCGACATGCACGCCATCGGCGCCGACCGCATGTGCGAGTTCGACGTCGTCGTTGACGATCAGCGGCGCGCCATGGTCGCGGCAGAGTGACGCGAGCGCACGCGCTTCGGTCTCGCGCCGGGCACGATCCGTGCCTTTGTCGCGATACTGCACAAGGCGCGCTCCGCCGGCGAGCGCCGCGCGCACGGCTTCGACGAGGTCGTCGCGTGGACCGTCGGTGATGGCGTACACGCCGTGGTCGGGGAGTCTGCTCATGTCGATGTGGTCGGGAATGTTCTGATTTTGCCCTTCACGGCTGAAGTCGCTTCCACGAAATCAAGGCCTTGTGGGAGCGGCTGACCAGCCATGACCAGCCATTCGGCTGTTGAAACACGCTTCGGCTGTTGAAAACCAGCCGCGAAGGGATTTCCCTAGGTTTCGGATGGGCAAGCTGCGAGAATGCCGCGCTTGTCTCCACAAGGTCAGCATGATTGTTTCCGCAATGAGCCAGAACGAAGCACCTTTCCGCTCCTTCATGTGTGTGGTCTGCGGACTCATCTACAGCGAGGCTGATGGCTGGCCAGACGACAACATCGCCCCCGGCACGCGCTGGGAGGATGTGCCTGACACTTGGACCTGTCCGGATTGTGGTGTCACCAAGTCCGATTTCGAGATGGTCGAGATCTGATCTCCGGTACGACGCGCCAGCGTTTCGCCCTATTCCACCACGCTCCAGCCCGATATCGGCAGTCGTTCCGACCCATGGCATTGCTCGAATGCAGCCAGGCGATCAGGCCTGATGCAGGAGTCCGTGCGATGCGAATCTTCGTCCCCGTGGAAGACGCCCCATTCGATGCGCGCGTCGGCGCGCTCGTGCCTTACCGCTGTGGCCTGGACTGCGAACACGCGCTGCGCGCTCGTGCCGGCGACACCGATGTCGAGGCGCCATCGTGGTGGTGGCTCGAGCCATCGGCCCCGTCGGCAGGCGAGGCTGCTCTGCCCGCCCTGCAGCGGCGCTGAAAACCGGCGCGCGACATCCTGCCGCGTGCCGCCGGTGCTTCCCATGCGCGGGTCGAGCCGCTAGGATTCGCGCCCCCTCGGAGGAGGGGTCTGCAGGGCGATGGTCTGGAAGGCTGTGAACGTCGATGCCGAGTGTTTTTGGGTGTTGACGGCCCTGAAATTGGTTGTATGATGTCGGGCTCCCTTGGACGAAAGGTCCTCGGGTGCGGGATGAAGGTTATCCTGCAAGTCCTTGATCTTTGAAAGTATGCGCAAGTGTTTTGTGTGGGCGCCTCGGGTTGGATGGAAGTCCAAGAGATCGAGCGTCCAAGCAAACGTCAAAGCAGCGCTTTAGCGAGCTTGGGTTTCACGCTCAAAAGAAATGTCCGTGGGAAGCCACGGGCGACAGGTTCAACTGAAGAGTTTGATCCTGGCTCAGAGTGAACGCTGGCGGCAGGCCTAACACATGCAAGTCGAGCGGCAGCGCGGGGGCAACCCTGGCGGCGAGCGGCGGACGGGTGAGGAATGCATCGGAATCTACCTCGTTGTGGGGGATAACGTAGGGAAACTTACGCTAATACCGCATGAGACCGAGAGGTGAAAGTGGGGGACCCGCGAGGGCCTCACGCGATGAGATGAGCCGATGCCGGATTAGCTAGTTGGCGGGGTAAAGGCCCACCAAGGCGACGATCCGTAGCTGGTCTGAGAGGATGATCAGCCACACTGGAACTGAGACA carries:
- a CDS encoding ECF-type sigma factor, with protein sequence METTQLIAAARAGDKAAEARLFKATYEDLHRMAQRHLLRSGADIARAQSLVHEVYLRMAGADAGPNDRQHFFALASRAMRQIVVDHVRKRGAIKRGDGQAALSLDEVPEPALTALIAGRDDELLGLDAALGRLERFDEGLARLVELHFYGGLGFVELAEVLGRAERSLKRDWAKAKAFLYRDLAHDDPHAG
- the thiE gene encoding thiamine phosphate synthase, with product MSRLPDHGVYAITDGPRDDLVEAVRAALAGGARLVQYRDKGTDRARRETEARALASLCRDHGAPLIVNDDVELAHAVGADGVHVGAGDASVIEARARLGPRAIIGVSCYNSIERARQLAGAGADYLAFGAFFPSPSKPTARPADPGVLCEARMLGLPLVAIGGINADNARLLVDAGADYLAVISAVFGAADITAATRELASRFT
- the hemL gene encoding glutamate-1-semialdehyde 2,1-aminomutase, whose translation is MATNSELFQRALPLLPGGVNSPVRAFKSVGGEPFFTARAEGPYLWDVEGKRYIDYVGSWGPMIVGHNHPTVRAAVERAIADGLSFGTPCAAEVTMAETITRLMPSIEMVRMVNSGTEATMSAIRLARGFTGRSRIVKFEGCYHGHGDAFLVKAGSGALTFGTPTSPGVPGALADLTLTLPFNDFDAATRLFDEAGADIAGLIVEPVPGNMNCIPPREGYLAHLRALCTKHGALLIFDEVMTGFRVALGGAQAHYGITPDLTTLGKIIGGGMPVGAYGGRRDIMQQIAPAGPIYQAGTLSGNPVAMAAGLAMLELIQTPGFHDELARRTRLLTDGLQAIADGAGIAFSTTRVGAMFGLFFSAEKVETYTQATRADTARFNRFFQAMLARGVFLAPSAYEAGFMSIAHTEQVIADTLEAARGAFTEAV